A stretch of the Balneola vulgaris DSM 17893 genome encodes the following:
- a CDS encoding penicillin-binding protein 1A encodes MSDTNNPIDHQRYFNDPEYRKEILAQQKEKKQAGSDPKKSSYGSESDSLKKKIIVWTSSIAGVLVLAGLGYLYFLIQGLPPLEKLENPDTFIATEVRSRDGVVLDKYFTENRTWVPYSEISPNVINALVATEDHRFYNHWGIDMFRTLAIPINLLRGRVEGGSTLSQQLARNLYKEIGLAFSISRKFREMITAVQIEQNYTKREIIEMYLNTVEYSNSAFGIEAAARTHYNKSAKELNVTEAATLVGSVNAVYYYNPRLFPERSKRRRDVVLFLMRNQGFINDDTYNQLTAEPIALDYQPPSKAGRVSRYFGEYVRQRVTGWAEENGYDIYKDGLVIYTTIDSRLQKHAEAAVATKLDSIQSKFEAEWTTPGGEYLDKLWAKYPLFKDSFLEETDEYKNGFQNYNTKIRKVVLDSLKANEAFMDSVLRAKTRLEASFVAIEPSNGNILAWVGGSNYGDVQYDHVYQSQRQAGSTFKPFVYAVAIDNGFKPYHKFSKYPISFRDRNGKVWAPKDATVASGPDMIPIRQALARSLNNITIRLLPELAGYPGTNKLWELDGAARKIKDMASNLGIDMSDQPAFPSIALGTAEVSLLEITSAYTTFANNGVHIEPIAITRIEDREGNVLKEYVPEYRKEVISPETAYIMLDMMRGVIRGGEDYHGTGVRLRNVYGVRQDIAGKTGTTNNSSDNWFIGMTPHMVMGSWVGGADRRIRFPKDDPNSIGQGARTALPIVGTFINYASADPDAFWGNDAFTPPPGFVMPEDPNTVNNELVRDKNKGRIGW; translated from the coding sequence ATGAGCGATACCAATAATCCTATAGATCACCAACGGTACTTTAACGATCCTGAGTACAGGAAAGAGATTTTAGCTCAACAAAAAGAGAAAAAGCAGGCAGGCTCTGACCCTAAAAAAAGTTCGTACGGCTCTGAATCTGATTCCTTGAAAAAGAAAATCATTGTATGGACAAGCAGTATAGCTGGGGTGCTTGTACTTGCGGGTTTAGGATACCTTTACTTCCTCATTCAAGGCTTACCTCCTCTCGAGAAATTAGAAAACCCCGATACTTTTATAGCTACTGAAGTGCGTAGTAGAGACGGGGTGGTGTTAGACAAATACTTTACGGAGAACCGTACTTGGGTGCCTTATTCTGAAATTTCACCCAATGTTATAAACGCGCTTGTTGCTACCGAAGATCACCGATTCTACAACCACTGGGGTATCGATATGTTTCGAACCCTTGCCATCCCTATCAACCTATTGAGAGGCCGTGTTGAAGGTGGATCTACTCTAAGTCAGCAATTAGCCCGAAACCTTTACAAAGAAATTGGTCTCGCTTTTTCCATCTCCCGTAAATTCCGAGAGATGATAACCGCCGTTCAGATTGAGCAGAATTATACCAAGCGCGAAATCATTGAGATGTACTTAAACACCGTTGAGTACAGTAACAGTGCCTTTGGTATTGAAGCGGCTGCACGAACACACTACAACAAATCTGCTAAAGAATTAAACGTAACCGAAGCGGCTACTCTAGTAGGCTCCGTTAATGCGGTATATTATTATAACCCACGATTATTCCCAGAACGCTCTAAACGTCGCCGTGATGTGGTGTTGTTCCTGATGCGAAATCAAGGATTCATCAACGATGACACATACAATCAACTAACAGCAGAACCCATTGCTCTTGATTACCAGCCCCCATCAAAAGCGGGACGAGTAAGCCGATATTTTGGGGAATATGTACGTCAGCGTGTAACAGGTTGGGCCGAAGAAAATGGATATGATATTTATAAAGATGGTTTGGTGATTTACACCACTATCGATTCTCGTTTACAGAAGCATGCCGAAGCGGCCGTAGCAACCAAACTTGATTCCATTCAAAGTAAATTCGAAGCAGAATGGACCACACCCGGTGGTGAATACCTCGACAAACTATGGGCGAAATACCCCCTCTTCAAAGACAGCTTTTTGGAAGAAACCGACGAGTATAAAAATGGCTTTCAGAATTATAACACCAAAATACGAAAGGTGGTGTTAGATAGCCTGAAGGCCAATGAAGCCTTTATGGATTCTGTGCTTCGAGCTAAAACACGACTTGAAGCTAGTTTTGTAGCCATTGAGCCTTCTAACGGTAACATCTTGGCATGGGTTGGAGGTTCTAACTATGGCGACGTTCAGTACGATCATGTATACCAATCACAACGTCAGGCGGGTTCAACCTTCAAGCCCTTTGTGTATGCCGTAGCCATCGATAATGGATTTAAGCCCTATCACAAATTTTCGAAATACCCTATTTCATTCCGAGATCGAAACGGCAAGGTATGGGCCCCGAAAGATGCTACGGTGGCATCTGGTCCGGATATGATACCGATTCGCCAAGCGTTAGCTCGTAGTTTGAACAATATTACCATTCGTCTGCTACCCGAACTTGCGGGATACCCTGGCACCAACAAACTATGGGAACTTGATGGCGCTGCACGAAAAATCAAAGACATGGCCTCCAATTTAGGCATCGATATGTCGGATCAACCAGCCTTCCCTTCTATTGCATTAGGTACAGCGGAAGTCTCTCTCTTGGAAATCACTTCGGCGTATACCACCTTCGCAAACAATGGCGTTCATATTGAACCTATAGCCATTACCCGTATTGAAGATCGTGAAGGCAATGTGCTTAAAGAATATGTACCGGAATACCGCAAAGAAGTAATCAGCCCTGAAACAGCCTACATCATGCTAGATATGATGCGTGGGGTAATTCGTGGTGGTGAAGATTACCATGGTACTGGAGTTCGTCTGCGTAACGTGTATGGTGTGCGCCAAGATATTGCCGGTAAAACAGGAACTACTAATAACTCTTCCGATAACTGGTTCATAGGTATGACTCCTCATATGGTGATGGGCTCGTGGGTAGGTGGTGCGGATCGCCGTATTCGATTCCCTAAAGATGACCCAAATAGTATTGGTCAAGGTGCACGAACGGCCTTACCAATCGTTGGAACATTCATTAACTACGCCTCTGCCGATCCCGATGCTTTTTGGGGAAATGATGCCTTTACACCGCCTCCTGGTTTTGTGATGCCTGAAGATCCAAATACCGTAAACAACGAGTTAGTTCGTGATAAAAACAAAGGCCGTATTGGCTGGTAA
- a CDS encoding UDP-2,3-diacylglucosamine diphosphatase has product MPHREYVFISDVHLGAFQPTEAKAIEQEFIALVEFCIAYELKLFILGDLFDYWMEYPKKQWVPNISPDVLEVLKRYNQQVEPIVYITGNHDNWDFGYFESMGFDVETDYRSLNLAGLQVLLIHGDGHYIDDQKPLKRPLFHRMLRSKAFIKLYQSLLPPEMGIGVMKHFSKASKVRDIHSATALNIHAEQVLNSTNFDYILSGHDHIPRMETFTGGRYINLGTFFHHRSLVLYNKDGFHLVSWKASTQEFVPFKESTTAE; this is encoded by the coding sequence ATGCCCCACAGGGAATATGTTTTTATTTCTGATGTACACCTAGGGGCCTTTCAACCCACCGAAGCGAAAGCAATTGAACAAGAGTTTATAGCTCTGGTTGAATTCTGTATTGCCTACGAGCTGAAGTTATTCATACTGGGCGATTTATTTGATTACTGGATGGAGTATCCCAAAAAACAATGGGTACCGAATATTTCCCCCGATGTACTGGAAGTTTTAAAGCGATATAATCAGCAGGTTGAACCCATTGTTTACATCACAGGGAATCATGATAATTGGGACTTTGGCTACTTTGAGTCGATGGGCTTTGATGTAGAAACGGATTATAGAAGCCTCAACTTAGCAGGACTTCAGGTACTATTGATTCACGGAGATGGACATTATATAGATGATCAGAAGCCATTAAAACGTCCACTATTTCATCGAATGCTTAGAAGTAAGGCATTTATAAAGCTCTATCAATCCTTACTTCCTCCGGAAATGGGAATTGGAGTAATGAAGCATTTTTCCAAAGCATCGAAGGTGAGAGATATTCATTCAGCCACTGCATTAAATATACATGCAGAACAAGTGCTTAACTCCACGAATTTTGACTATATTCTAAGCGGGCACGATCATATTCCACGAATGGAAACTTTTACTGGCGGACGGTATATAAACCTCGGAACTTTCTTTCACCATAGGAGTCTGGTTTTATATAACAAAGATGGATTTCATCTCGTTAGTTGGAAAGCATCCACCCAAGAATTCGTACCTTTCAAAGAATCAACTACAGCAGAATGA
- a CDS encoding polyprenyl synthetase family protein translates to MIDNSVLPRISNETVTRKSLKEITAPVSDSLDEFRSFFKDTIKTDVFLLDQVLNYLHRQKGKELRPTLVFMTANLFGGITRRSHIAATMIELLHTATLIHDDVVDEANSRRGFVSINKIWKNKAGVLLGDYLLSRGLLVSLENEEYKLLKVQSQAVQKMSEGELRQLKTAGLFNMTEDRYFQIISEKTASLISTCCECGAVSATDDESMHDLMAEIGLCIGIAFQIRDDLFDYGVYDIGKPKRNDIQERKVTLPLIKAMEHASKKEAAHIRALMKKRKKSSANVEEIVEFVHKSGGMEYAKESMYDYANKAIEGLEKLPDSEAKKDFVDLIHYVITRKK, encoded by the coding sequence ATGATCGATAACTCTGTACTTCCGCGCATAAGTAACGAAACTGTTACGAGGAAATCCTTAAAGGAAATAACGGCTCCTGTATCCGATAGCCTCGATGAGTTTAGATCATTTTTTAAGGATACCATCAAAACCGATGTGTTCCTCTTAGATCAAGTGTTGAATTACCTTCATCGCCAAAAAGGAAAAGAGCTGCGCCCTACCCTCGTGTTTATGACGGCGAACTTGTTTGGTGGTATTACACGCCGTAGCCACATTGCCGCTACGATGATTGAGTTACTGCACACCGCCACTTTGATTCATGATGATGTAGTAGATGAAGCGAATAGTCGCCGTGGATTTGTGAGCATCAATAAAATATGGAAGAACAAAGCCGGAGTTTTATTAGGCGATTACCTGCTCTCGCGTGGCTTACTTGTTTCCCTTGAGAACGAAGAGTACAAACTGTTGAAAGTGCAATCGCAAGCCGTGCAAAAGATGAGTGAAGGCGAACTTCGTCAGCTTAAAACGGCTGGGTTATTTAATATGACCGAAGACCGTTACTTTCAGATTATCTCCGAAAAAACGGCCAGCTTGATTTCAACTTGTTGCGAGTGTGGTGCCGTATCCGCTACGGATGATGAAAGCATGCACGATTTAATGGCTGAAATTGGTCTATGTATAGGCATTGCCTTCCAAATACGAGATGACCTCTTCGACTACGGCGTTTATGACATCGGCAAACCGAAGCGAAATGATATACAAGAACGCAAAGTTACCCTTCCCCTCATTAAGGCGATGGAGCATGCTTCCAAAAAAGAGGCCGCTCATATTCGTGCGCTCATGAAGAAGCGTAAAAAGTCATCTGCGAATGTAGAAGAGATTGTGGAATTCGTGCACAAAAGTGGAGGTATGGAATATGCCAAAGAAAGCATGTACGACTATGCCAATAAAGCCATTGAGGGCTTAGAAAAACTTCCAGATTCAGAGGCTAAAAAAGATTTTGTGGACCTCATTCACTACGTAATCACACGAAAAAAATAA
- the pfkA gene encoding 6-phosphofructokinase, with protein MLKPVVEIKNIGVLTSGGDSPGMNAAVRAVVRSATKSGIEVLGIKHGYRGLISGEIELMDTHSVSNIIQKGGTILKSARSDEFRTKEGRAKAAKNIKKHGIDALVTIGGDGTFTGANILSEEHGVNVVGVPATIDNDIIGTDETIGYDTALNTALEAMDKIRDTADAHERMFLVEVMGRDSGFIALLTGIAGGAELVLLPEELTDVKEVKAQLNSMLENQVRSSLIVVAEGDEIGGAIKLAEQLKGDFDKYDMRVCILGHIQRGGSPTARDRVNASRMGAEAVKVLLEGHSDVMVGVVNNQTKITPIRVAVSRKKELDQGLLELARILR; from the coding sequence GTGCTGAAACCTGTAGTAGAAATAAAGAATATTGGAGTGCTCACTAGTGGTGGTGATTCCCCTGGTATGAACGCGGCTGTTCGCGCAGTAGTTCGCTCAGCCACTAAAAGCGGTATAGAAGTTCTAGGCATCAAACATGGATATCGTGGATTGATATCGGGCGAGATTGAACTAATGGATACTCATTCGGTTTCAAATATCATCCAGAAGGGCGGTACCATATTGAAGTCGGCACGCTCTGATGAGTTCAGAACAAAAGAGGGGCGCGCAAAGGCGGCAAAGAATATTAAGAAACACGGCATTGATGCTTTAGTGACTATCGGGGGCGATGGGACTTTCACCGGAGCCAATATACTTAGCGAAGAGCATGGGGTGAATGTAGTGGGTGTGCCGGCTACCATAGATAATGATATCATCGGAACGGACGAGACCATAGGTTACGACACGGCACTGAATACCGCCCTAGAAGCAATGGATAAAATCCGAGATACCGCAGATGCCCATGAGCGTATGTTCTTGGTGGAGGTAATGGGACGTGACTCTGGATTCATCGCCTTACTTACTGGGATAGCAGGTGGCGCTGAATTGGTATTGTTGCCTGAAGAACTCACCGACGTGAAGGAAGTAAAAGCTCAGTTGAACTCAATGTTAGAGAATCAGGTGCGTAGCAGTTTAATTGTGGTAGCTGAAGGAGATGAAATAGGCGGTGCTATAAAATTAGCCGAGCAACTGAAAGGTGATTTCGATAAGTATGACATGAGAGTATGTATACTTGGGCACATCCAACGTGGAGGCTCGCCTACCGCACGTGATAGAGTAAATGCAAGTAGAATGGGGGCCGAAGCGGTAAAGGTGTTATTAGAAGGGCATAGTGATGTGATGGTGGGTGTAGTGAATAATCAGACAAAAATAACCCCCATACGTGTAGCGGTTTCTAGAAAAAAAGAATTAGATCAAGGATTATTGGAACTAGCGAGGATATTACGATAA
- a CDS encoding glucose-6-phosphate isomerase produces the protein MIRVDLTKATEVFEEGVLEEAYRIASDAFTEVQQGTGKGNEWLGWRDILANPNDALLEMISSTAKSIRSDADVVIICGIGGSYLGAKAVIEALSPSFKKRGPEIIFAGHNIDGRYLDELCQYISEPKADGTAKSVYINVISKSGSTLETAIAFRALLAELEHHEVDLKDRVIVTTGEEGGLLNSFVQHYGFRKFVIPEDVGGRFSVLTPVGLLPIAIAGYDIRTLYYGAVSVYRSYEEQPEDILRYAALRKALHDAGWRVDLFSFFEPRMVEFGKWIQQLLGESEGKEGKGIFPSVACYSTDLHSIGQFVQQGTPSVFETLISVEQASSSKKIEETVNNIDQLNYLSGNLYHEVNRLAKAGVVEAHSKGGVPIIDITIGSIHEENLGELIYFFELFTAVYAYSMGVNPFDQPGVEDYKKAMYRLLGKE, from the coding sequence ATGATAAGAGTAGATCTAACAAAGGCTACAGAGGTTTTCGAGGAAGGAGTTTTAGAGGAAGCTTACAGAATAGCCAGCGATGCATTTACTGAAGTACAGCAGGGCACTGGCAAAGGAAATGAATGGCTAGGGTGGAGAGATATTTTAGCAAACCCCAATGATGCACTTCTAGAGATGATAAGTTCCACCGCTAAAAGCATTCGCTCGGATGCAGATGTAGTAATTATATGTGGAATTGGTGGTTCTTATTTAGGTGCAAAGGCTGTGATAGAAGCACTGAGCCCCAGTTTCAAGAAACGAGGTCCTGAAATTATTTTTGCGGGGCACAACATCGATGGGCGTTATCTAGATGAGCTATGCCAATACATAAGTGAACCCAAAGCCGACGGTACCGCAAAAAGTGTGTATATTAATGTGATATCGAAGTCGGGTTCTACCTTAGAAACAGCTATCGCCTTTCGTGCACTATTAGCCGAGTTAGAACATCATGAGGTTGATCTTAAAGACCGTGTGATTGTAACAACCGGTGAGGAAGGTGGGCTATTAAATAGCTTTGTTCAACACTACGGCTTTCGAAAGTTTGTGATTCCAGAGGATGTTGGTGGTCGTTTCTCTGTATTAACGCCTGTGGGTTTGTTACCCATCGCAATTGCGGGCTACGATATTAGAACACTTTATTATGGAGCGGTCTCAGTCTATAGAAGCTATGAAGAGCAACCTGAAGATATTCTACGATATGCCGCGCTTCGAAAAGCGCTTCATGACGCAGGTTGGAGGGTAGACCTCTTTAGTTTTTTTGAACCGAGAATGGTAGAATTTGGAAAATGGATTCAGCAACTCTTAGGCGAAAGTGAGGGTAAAGAAGGGAAGGGGATATTCCCGTCGGTAGCCTGCTACTCTACTGATTTACATAGCATTGGACAGTTTGTACAGCAAGGTACGCCTTCTGTATTTGAGACCTTGATATCAGTGGAGCAAGCAAGTAGTTCAAAGAAAATTGAAGAAACTGTAAATAATATTGATCAGCTTAATTATTTATCCGGTAACTTATACCACGAGGTAAACAGACTTGCGAAAGCTGGAGTCGTGGAAGCGCACAGCAAAGGTGGAGTCCCGATTATAGATATTACAATCGGATCAATACATGAAGAAAATTTAGGCGAACTCATCTACTTTTTTGAATTGTTTACGGCCGTTTATGCGTATAGCATGGGCGTAAACCCATTTGATCAACCGGGGGTTGAAGATTACAAAAAAGCGATGTACCGTTTGCTCGGAAAAGAATAA
- a CDS encoding deoxynucleoside kinase, producing the protein MTKENGAKSQYIAVAGNIGAGKSSLTSLLAKHFQWEAFFESVDDNPYLADFYEDMRRWSFNLQIYFLSSRFRHQKEMLENRVSLIQDRTIYEDVEIFAKNLHEMSLMSDRDFTNYEALFHEMSYYLRPPDLLIYLRAQVPTLVRQIQQRGRDYENTIRIDYLERLNRLYEDWIDRYPHEKLIIETDDLDFVNNNEDLGKVIEQVDKRLFGLFN; encoded by the coding sequence ATGACAAAAGAAAACGGAGCGAAGTCTCAATATATAGCGGTTGCGGGTAATATTGGTGCAGGTAAATCTTCACTCACAAGTTTATTAGCCAAGCACTTTCAATGGGAAGCTTTTTTTGAATCGGTAGATGATAACCCATACTTAGCCGATTTTTATGAAGACATGCGCAGGTGGAGTTTTAATCTGCAGATCTACTTCCTGAGTAGTCGATTTCGCCATCAAAAAGAGATGCTCGAAAATAGAGTGAGCTTAATCCAAGATCGTACCATCTATGAGGATGTGGAGATTTTCGCGAAGAACTTACACGAGATGAGTTTAATGAGTGATCGCGACTTCACAAACTATGAAGCGTTGTTCCACGAGATGAGCTACTACCTTCGTCCCCCAGATCTTCTTATTTACTTACGTGCGCAAGTACCTACACTGGTGCGTCAAATTCAACAACGTGGGCGCGATTACGAGAACACCATCCGCATTGATTATCTAGAGCGCTTGAATCGCCTGTATGAGGATTGGATCGACCGTTATCCGCACGAGAAGTTGATTATAGAGACCGATGATCTCGATTTTGTGAACAACAACGAGGACCTAGGAAAGGTTATAGAGCAAGTAGATAAGCGATTATTTGGCTTATTTAATTGA
- a CDS encoding YceD family protein encodes MLKFKIFEIPEGQSQRTVEISSDDIDTGELPFKGGTVDIDFYRTPHFIQAKFEVEGTVELVCDRSLDTFDHTVNTQYEVLFKAEEVEESAEESGAIRNIDINSKQIDLEQDVLDSIMLNLPVKKLHPRYLDDDGNPKEYVNQKFGEDTEEEEDTIDPRWEALKELKK; translated from the coding sequence ATGTTGAAGTTTAAGATCTTTGAAATTCCTGAAGGCCAAAGCCAGAGGACTGTTGAAATCAGCAGTGATGATATCGATACAGGTGAACTTCCTTTTAAAGGAGGAACAGTTGATATCGACTTCTATCGGACCCCTCATTTCATTCAAGCTAAGTTTGAAGTGGAAGGCACAGTTGAGTTAGTCTGTGACCGTTCGCTCGACACCTTTGATCATACCGTGAATACACAGTATGAGGTGTTATTTAAAGCTGAAGAAGTGGAAGAGTCTGCCGAGGAAAGTGGAGCCATCAGAAATATAGATATTAATTCGAAGCAAATAGATTTAGAGCAAGATGTACTTGATAGCATTATGCTCAATCTCCCTGTAAAGAAATTACATCCCAGATACTTGGATGATGACGGAAACCCAAAAGAGTATGTGAACCAAAAGTTTGGTGAAGATACCGAAGAGGAAGAAGACACAATTGATCCGAGATGGGAAGCATTAAAGGAACTAAAGAAATAA
- the rpmF gene encoding 50S ribosomal protein L32, giving the protein MAHPKRKTSKSRRDKRRSHHAISDVTLAKCSNCGELHRYHHACSECGHYRGRQVTKAAN; this is encoded by the coding sequence ATGGCACATCCAAAGCGAAAAACCTCCAAATCACGCAGAGACAAACGCCGTTCACATCATGCTATTTCAGATGTAACATTGGCAAAATGCTCAAATTGTGGAGAGCTACACCGTTACCATCACGCATGTTCAGAGTGCGGACATTACCGCGGTCGTCAAGTTACAAAAGCTGCTAACTAA
- the plsX gene encoding phosphate acyltransferase PlsX encodes MIVAVDAAGGDHYPKAPVEGALLAIEENSELTVLLLGPKAQIEKELEGKQYDSKRVLIQDAPQVIGMEESPSSAVKNKQQSSIVIGMGLHKAGKCHAFVSAGNTGALLAASTFILGKLEGILRPTIGAYYPTEKGFRLLIDAGANLELKPEVAQQFAKMGQVYCSNVLGIENPTFGLLNVGEEEEKGTESLKAIHQHIKEMPGFVGNLEGKDILPGKADVFLTDGLVGNILLKFGESIPATIMKLVEQAIAQLDVDKAELGTAIKILKTSLAPFDYERVGGVPFLGVNGVSIVGHGGSSPLAIKNMIKSAVTCVENDVNGKIVASLN; translated from the coding sequence ATGATTGTTGCCGTTGATGCAGCCGGAGGTGACCACTACCCAAAAGCTCCTGTTGAAGGGGCTTTATTGGCTATAGAGGAAAACTCTGAACTTACTGTACTACTATTGGGGCCTAAAGCTCAAATAGAAAAGGAACTGGAAGGAAAGCAGTACGACTCTAAGCGCGTACTAATTCAAGATGCTCCACAAGTAATCGGGATGGAAGAATCTCCGTCTTCAGCTGTAAAAAACAAACAACAATCATCTATTGTAATTGGTATGGGGCTGCATAAAGCGGGCAAATGCCACGCTTTTGTTAGTGCCGGGAATACCGGGGCGCTATTAGCGGCTTCAACTTTTATTTTAGGCAAACTCGAAGGAATTTTACGCCCTACTATAGGTGCGTACTATCCTACCGAAAAAGGATTCCGTCTTCTTATTGATGCGGGGGCTAATTTGGAATTAAAACCAGAAGTAGCTCAACAATTCGCAAAGATGGGGCAAGTATACTGTAGCAATGTGCTTGGTATCGAAAACCCAACCTTTGGTTTACTAAATGTAGGCGAAGAAGAAGAAAAAGGGACGGAGTCTTTAAAAGCTATTCATCAACATATCAAAGAAATGCCAGGCTTTGTAGGTAATCTCGAAGGCAAAGATATTTTGCCGGGTAAAGCCGATGTATTTTTAACTGATGGTTTAGTGGGTAACATACTTCTCAAATTTGGGGAATCTATACCTGCCACTATCATGAAGTTGGTGGAACAAGCAATTGCTCAACTCGATGTGGATAAAGCAGAGTTGGGTACCGCCATTAAGATACTGAAAACCTCTTTAGCACCATTCGATTACGAACGGGTTGGAGGCGTGCCCTTTTTAGGAGTAAACGGGGTTAGTATTGTAGGGCACGGCGGAAGCTCTCCATTGGCCATCAAGAACATGATTAAAAGTGCTGTAACTTGCGTTGAAAACGACGTGAACGGCAAAATCGTAGCATCTCTAAACTGA
- a CDS encoding beta-ketoacyl-ACP synthase III yields the protein MEVKRAKITAVGHYLPEYRMTNAELETMMDTNDEWIRTRTGIQERRILKDEDKATAFMGCEAAKEALQRADVSADEIDLIILATVTPDYFFPATACLVQNMLGAKKAFAFDLSAACSGFLYALSTGSMYIEAGRAKKVLIIGTDKMSSILDYTDRTTSILFGDGAGAVVLEESTDETGIIDQIHYTEGDVNCALYQHAGGSLNPATQETLDSRQHYLTQDGRAVFKKATMGMADVSLEIMEKNGLTPDDVAWLVPHQANLRIIEATAKRMGLSSEKVMINIQKYGNTTAGTIPLCLYDWQDRLNYGDNLILSAFGGGFTWGSIYLKWGIK from the coding sequence ATGGAAGTAAAACGAGCAAAAATTACTGCCGTTGGGCATTATTTACCCGAGTACAGAATGACAAACGCTGAACTCGAGACAATGATGGACACCAACGATGAATGGATCAGAACACGTACAGGGATTCAGGAACGTAGAATTCTAAAAGACGAAGACAAAGCTACCGCATTTATGGGTTGTGAAGCGGCAAAAGAAGCCCTTCAAAGAGCGGATGTTAGTGCAGATGAGATCGACTTAATTATCTTAGCTACAGTAACACCCGATTACTTTTTCCCAGCTACGGCTTGTCTTGTTCAAAATATGTTAGGTGCTAAAAAAGCTTTTGCCTTCGATTTATCTGCGGCTTGTTCGGGTTTTCTATATGCCCTAAGTACTGGTTCTATGTACATCGAAGCAGGCAGAGCTAAGAAAGTGTTGATTATCGGTACGGATAAAATGAGTTCGATCTTAGATTACACCGATCGTACTACTAGTATCTTATTTGGCGACGGCGCAGGTGCTGTGGTATTGGAAGAATCAACCGACGAGACTGGAATCATTGATCAGATTCACTACACCGAAGGGGATGTGAACTGCGCATTATATCAGCATGCTGGTGGAAGTTTAAACCCAGCTACTCAAGAAACTTTAGACAGTCGTCAGCATTACCTCACGCAAGATGGTCGTGCGGTTTTCAAAAAAGCGACGATGGGTATGGCCGATGTATCTCTAGAAATTATGGAGAAGAACGGCTTAACTCCTGATGATGTGGCATGGTTAGTTCCGCATCAAGCAAATTTACGTATTATCGAAGCTACCGCTAAAAGAATGGGGCTTTCATCTGAAAAAGTGATGATTAACATTCAGAAATATGGTAACACCACCGCAGGTACTATTCCTCTGTGTTTATACGATTGGCAAGATAGACTCAACTATGGAGATAATTTAATACTATCTGCCTTTGGTGGAGGATTCACTTGGGGATCAATCTATTTAAAATGGGGAATTAAGTAA
- the fabD gene encoding ACP S-malonyltransferase: MSTAYLFPGQGSQFVGMGKDHYVSNPEFAKYVDQANEILGIDLKSVLFEGPEEKLKQTEYTQPAIFLHSVALFKTLDAKPDMVAGHSLGEFSALVACGAVSFEDALKIVRRRGELMQAAGTSNPGTMAAIIGMDDDKVEEVCAQATEATGNEVIAANYNCPGQLVISGYIDAVEKAVELAKENGARMAMMLPVSGAFHSSLMQPAYDGLKESLENLEIKTPNCPIYSNYTAQPTTDVEEIRSNLLNQLLNPVRWTQTLQNMMENGADAFVEVGPGKVLQGLVKRTNRKAQISGHQ, translated from the coding sequence ATGAGTACAGCTTATTTATTTCCAGGACAGGGATCACAGTTTGTGGGCATGGGAAAGGATCACTACGTTTCAAATCCTGAGTTCGCTAAGTATGTAGATCAAGCAAATGAAATTTTAGGAATCGACTTAAAGTCGGTGCTATTTGAAGGACCCGAAGAAAAGCTTAAGCAAACTGAGTATACTCAGCCAGCTATTTTCTTGCATTCAGTAGCTCTTTTTAAAACCCTTGATGCCAAACCAGATATGGTTGCAGGGCATAGTTTAGGTGAGTTTTCTGCTTTAGTAGCATGTGGAGCTGTGAGCTTCGAAGATGCATTAAAGATTGTACGCCGTAGAGGTGAATTGATGCAAGCAGCTGGTACTTCAAACCCAGGAACAATGGCGGCCATTATTGGAATGGACGACGACAAGGTTGAAGAAGTATGCGCTCAAGCAACAGAAGCTACCGGCAATGAAGTGATTGCAGCTAACTACAACTGCCCCGGGCAGTTAGTGATTTCTGGTTACATCGATGCAGTTGAAAAAGCAGTAGAGCTGGCTAAGGAAAACGGTGCTAGAATGGCAATGATGCTTCCAGTTTCAGGAGCCTTCCATTCATCATTAATGCAACCGGCTTACGACGGATTGAAAGAGTCGTTAGAGAATTTGGAGATTAAGACTCCTAATTGTCCTATTTATAGTAACTATACCGCTCAGCCTACAACCGATGTAGAAGAGATTCGATCTAATTTATTAAATCAATTACTGAATCCTGTGCGTTGGACTCAAACCCTCCAGAACATGATGGAGAACGGTGCAGATGCATTTGTTGAAGTAGGTCCGGGTAAAGTGTTACAGGGATTAGTAAAAAGAACGAACCGAAAGGCTCAAATTTCGGGTCATCAATAA